In the Thermodesulfovibrio yellowstonii DSM 11347 genome, one interval contains:
- the hemL gene encoding glutamate-1-semialdehyde 2,1-aminomutase: MKTTKSKKLYKQALKLMPGGVNSPVRAFKAVGGNPLFIAKAKGSKIYDVDGNEYIDYVLSWGPLILGHAYPSVVKALKKAIEKGTSYGAPTELEIKLATLVKKAFPSIEKLRFVNSGTEATMSAIRVARGFTKRNKVIKFEGCYHGHVDGLLVSAGSGGATFSIPDSLGVPQSYTSETIVLPFNDINTFKNTLKEHWKDIACVIVEPVVGNMGCILPKDEFLKVLRNETQKYGIVLIFDEVMTGFRVSFGGAQQYYGVKPDLTCLGKVIGGGLPVGAYGGKKEIMALVAPDGGVYQAGTLSGNPIAMTAGIETLKVLSKASVYKRLEKTMQYLEEGLKDSAKQAGINVKFYRAGTMFCTYFTENEVIDAKTAKTSDTEKFKQFFLGMLQKGVYIAPSQFEAGFISLAHSEKDIEKTVQAAYKIFKKL; this comes from the coding sequence ATGAAGACAACAAAATCCAAGAAACTTTATAAACAAGCTTTAAAGCTCATGCCAGGAGGAGTCAATAGTCCTGTAAGAGCTTTTAAGGCAGTAGGTGGAAATCCTTTATTTATAGCAAAAGCAAAGGGTTCAAAAATTTATGATGTTGATGGGAATGAATACATAGACTATGTTCTTTCATGGGGACCTCTGATTCTTGGACACGCTTATCCATCTGTTGTTAAAGCATTAAAGAAAGCCATAGAAAAAGGAACAAGCTATGGCGCACCAACTGAACTTGAGATAAAGCTTGCTACTCTTGTAAAAAAAGCATTTCCTTCTATAGAAAAGCTTCGTTTTGTTAATTCAGGCACAGAGGCAACAATGTCAGCAATAAGAGTAGCGAGAGGATTTACAAAAAGGAACAAAGTTATAAAGTTTGAAGGATGCTATCATGGTCATGTTGATGGACTTCTGGTTTCAGCAGGCTCGGGAGGTGCTACATTTAGTATTCCTGACAGTCTCGGCGTGCCTCAATCATATACTTCAGAAACAATTGTCCTACCCTTTAATGATATAAACACATTCAAAAATACATTAAAAGAACATTGGAAAGATATTGCCTGTGTGATAGTTGAACCAGTTGTGGGAAATATGGGATGTATTCTTCCTAAGGATGAGTTTTTGAAAGTTTTAAGGAATGAGACTCAAAAATATGGGATTGTTCTTATTTTTGATGAAGTAATGACAGGATTTAGAGTTTCTTTTGGTGGAGCACAACAATACTATGGAGTTAAGCCTGATCTTACATGTCTTGGTAAAGTTATTGGAGGAGGACTTCCTGTAGGTGCATATGGAGGCAAAAAGGAAATAATGGCACTTGTTGCACCAGATGGCGGAGTTTATCAGGCAGGTACACTTTCAGGGAATCCTATTGCAATGACTGCTGGAATTGAGACTTTAAAGGTGCTTTCAAAAGCTTCTGTATATAAAAGACTTGAAAAAACAATGCAATATCTTGAAGAGGGACTGAAAGATTCAGCCAAGCAAGCAGGAATAAATGTGAAATTTTATAGAGCAGGAACAATGTTCTGCACATATTTTACAGAAAATGAAGTTATAGATGCAAAAACAGCGAAGACTTCAGATACAGAAAAATTTAAACAGTTTTTCTTAGGGATGCTACAAAAAGGAGTTTATATTGCTCCATCTCAGTTTGAGGCAGGATTTATAAGTCTTGCACATAGTGAAAAGGATATAGAAAAAACTGTGCAGGCAGCTTACAAAATATTTAAAAAGCTATGA
- a CDS encoding TorD/DmsD family molecular chaperone — protein MNFLDYIDEERAEAYRLFAYLFMNIPHIEHIEQFEEFAQVEIKDTYEEICEDFIHLFINDNLPNYEAYYKAELYKDIPINRSLDDVQHFYWTAGVAIDEEIDLPPDHISMELLFMSYLIEQNLKDLQIEFARRLCEWIPLFCDALYEKANTDFYKEVAYSLKEFVLSECEDVSE, from the coding sequence ATGAATTTTTTAGACTATATTGATGAAGAAAGAGCAGAAGCTTATAGGCTTTTTGCCTATCTTTTTATGAATATTCCCCATATTGAGCATATTGAGCAATTTGAAGAGTTTGCTCAAGTAGAAATTAAAGATACATATGAAGAAATATGCGAGGATTTTATACATTTATTTATCAATGATAATCTACCAAACTATGAAGCCTATTACAAAGCTGAACTTTATAAAGATATTCCAATAAATCGTAGTCTTGATGATGTCCAACATTTTTACTGGACAGCAGGAGTTGCAATAGATGAAGAAATAGACCTCCCCCCAGATCACATTTCAATGGAGTTGCTTTTTATGAGTTATTTAATTGAACAAAATTTAAAAGATTTACAAATAGAGTTTGCAAGAAGACTCTGTGAGTGGATACCTCTTTTCTGTGATGCTTTATATGAAAAGGCGAATACAGATTTTTACAAAGAAGTTGCATATTCTCTCAAAGAGTTTGTATTATCAGAATGTGAGGATGTCAGTGAGTGA
- a CDS encoding AtpZ/AtpI family protein, with protein sequence MSEESPKKSIFKVILEASALGINFVLCVIIGAILGYLIDKFVFHKTFPLFSLIFLAAGFVAGVKEIFRFIRKVNRADGQGSNKEGQ encoded by the coding sequence GTGAGTGAAGAAAGTCCTAAAAAATCTATTTTTAAAGTAATTCTTGAGGCTTCGGCTTTAGGAATTAATTTTGTTCTCTGTGTAATTATAGGAGCAATACTTGGATATCTAATAGATAAATTTGTCTTTCATAAAACTTTTCCATTGTTTTCTCTTATTTTTTTAGCTGCTGGATTTGTAGCAGGTGTAAAAGAAATTTTTAGATTTATAAGGAAGGTGAACAGGGCAGATGGACAGGGAAGTAATAAAGAGGGTCAATAA
- a CDS encoding ATP synthase subunit I, producing MDREVIKRVNKQTFILVPVLAIAAYLLWQNEIVAFNVILGGFISWLSLRELAWAVKKFFGKPMFQLTVIGLSYLKLGAIFLFLWFIAIKGWFNIKGLLIGFIAILIISTKEAYLYIRRQRS from the coding sequence ATGGACAGGGAAGTAATAAAGAGGGTCAATAAGCAAACTTTCATTTTAGTGCCAGTTCTTGCCATAGCAGCTTATCTTCTATGGCAGAATGAGATAGTTGCTTTTAACGTCATTCTTGGAGGGTTTATTAGTTGGCTTAGCTTGAGAGAACTTGCATGGGCTGTAAAGAAATTTTTTGGAAAACCTATGTTTCAGCTTACTGTAATTGGGTTAAGCTACCTCAAACTGGGGGCTATTTTTTTATTTCTCTGGTTTATTGCAATTAAGGGCTGGTTCAACATTAAAGGATTATTGATAGGTTTTATAGCTATTTTGATTATTTCTACAAAAGAAGCTTACTTGTATATTCGGAGGCAAAGATCTTGA
- a CDS encoding glucose-6-phosphate isomerase, whose protein sequence is MIRLDFSNILTEEIGHNGLSLIEIENEAKKSISLLSKKPYKELDFINLPFQDTSQIKELAKKARDYEYFIVLGIGGSALGPRVLLEALSPFNNLRKKNRVFIYDNVDPATFKYIIEIIDLKKTLINVISKSGSTAETLASFLLFWRMIRDRKLDVRQHFIFTTDSEKGNLKMIADEYEIPSLEIPKNVVGRYSVLTPVGLLLSEVIGIKSEELLEGAKEISERAYRENLNENPMAYLASCLYLMDKLKNRKVLVFLPYSDRLKTMSEWFCQLWAESLGKEGKGTTPYPSLGTTDQHSQLQLWMEGPEDKVILFVSIDNHGFQEEIPQEFHDIEGLRYLGGHTLEELINTEQLATEMALRMNKKPNMKIIIPKIDSFIIGQLFQFLQITTAMAGLLYGVNPFNQPGVELGKRLTYGAMGKRGFETEGEEVKNYLKRQRYMI, encoded by the coding sequence GTGATAAGACTTGATTTTTCAAATATTCTAACAGAAGAAATAGGTCATAATGGTCTTTCTCTTATTGAAATAGAGAATGAAGCAAAAAAATCTATATCGCTTTTGTCTAAAAAACCATATAAAGAGCTTGATTTTATAAATTTACCATTTCAAGATACTTCCCAAATTAAAGAGCTTGCAAAAAAAGCAAGAGATTATGAATATTTTATTGTTCTTGGAATTGGTGGAAGTGCTCTTGGTCCCAGAGTCTTGCTTGAAGCATTAAGTCCTTTTAACAATCTTAGAAAAAAAAATAGAGTTTTTATTTATGATAATGTTGATCCTGCTACATTCAAATACATTATAGAGATTATTGATTTAAAGAAAACTCTCATAAATGTAATCTCAAAGTCTGGAAGCACTGCGGAAACATTGGCTTCATTTTTACTTTTCTGGAGAATGATAAGGGACAGGAAACTTGATGTAAGACAACATTTTATTTTTACCACAGACTCTGAAAAAGGGAATTTAAAAATGATTGCAGATGAGTATGAAATTCCTTCTTTGGAAATTCCAAAAAATGTTGTGGGCAGATACTCGGTTTTAACACCTGTTGGACTTCTTCTATCAGAGGTCATAGGAATAAAAAGTGAAGAATTATTAGAAGGAGCAAAGGAGATATCAGAAAGAGCTTATAGAGAAAATTTGAATGAAAATCCAATGGCATATCTTGCATCCTGTCTTTATCTTATGGATAAATTAAAAAACAGAAAAGTTTTAGTTTTTCTTCCTTACTCTGATAGACTTAAGACAATGTCTGAATGGTTCTGCCAGCTTTGGGCAGAAAGCCTTGGTAAAGAAGGAAAAGGAACTACTCCGTACCCATCTTTGGGAACAACTGACCAGCATTCTCAGCTTCAGTTGTGGATGGAAGGACCTGAAGATAAAGTTATTTTATTTGTTTCTATTGATAATCATGGATTTCAGGAAGAGATTCCTCAGGAATTTCATGATATTGAAGGATTAAGATATCTTGGCGGACATACTCTTGAAGAGTTGATTAATACAGAACAACTTGCTACAGAAATGGCTTTAAGGATGAACAAAAAACCTAACATGAAAATCATAATACCCAAAATTGATTCCTTTATAATTGGTCAACTTTTCCAATTTCTTCAGATAACAACTGCCATGGCTGGTTTACTTTATGGTGTAAATCCTTTCAATCAGCCAGGGGTGGAACTTGGCAAAAGACTTACCTATGGTGCAATGGGAAAGAGAGGATTTGAAACAGAAGGAGAGGAGGTTAAAAACTACCTTAAAAGACAGAGATATATGATTTAG
- a CDS encoding thermonuclease family protein → MQYYYTKNIIVAGLLVFLLFFIFTSACAKKESDYCIVTEVNDGDTLTIVTNSVLGIFVRTEKVRLIGIDAPELAQEPWGRKAKNYLKKLVKESDMRVKIELDVQHRDKYGRILAYLWDKNGNMINYMMIRNGYAMVYTIPPNVKYVELFVEAQRLARQEKKGIWGKDGLTEKPSDWRKQHPRN, encoded by the coding sequence ATGCAATATTATTATACTAAAAATATTATAGTTGCAGGGCTTTTGGTATTTTTACTGTTCTTTATTTTTACCTCTGCTTGTGCAAAAAAGGAAAGTGATTATTGTATAGTTACAGAAGTCAATGATGGTGATACTTTAACTATTGTTACAAACTCTGTCTTAGGAATATTTGTTAGAACTGAAAAAGTCAGGTTAATTGGAATAGATGCGCCAGAACTTGCTCAAGAGCCGTGGGGCAGAAAAGCTAAAAACTATTTAAAAAAACTCGTCAAAGAAAGTGACATGCGGGTAAAAATTGAGCTTGATGTCCAACACAGAGATAAATATGGAAGGATTCTGGCATATTTGTGGGATAAAAATGGAAATATGATTAACTATATGATGATAAGAAATGGATATGCTATGGTGTATACTATTCCACCGAATGTAAAATATGTAGAGTTATTTGTAGAGGCTCAGCGACTTGCCAGACAAGAGAAAAAAGGCATTTGGGGCAAAGACGGACTAACTGAGAAGCCTTCAGATTGGAGAAAACAGCATCCAAGAAACTAA
- a CDS encoding shikimate kinase — protein MKNIVLIGFMGTGKTSVGKLVAKKLGFDFVDVDEVIEKATGMEISEIFSKFGESRFRDIEEEMIKLITPKKRQVIATGGGVVLRDENMKRLKKDGVIFCLRASENVIFERLKQTTNRPLLQVENPEERIKELLQKRMPLYEKADFCIDTEGLTPEEVAEKIIKEYERLSNGKT, from the coding sequence ATGAAAAACATAGTTCTTATAGGATTTATGGGTACAGGGAAAACCTCTGTTGGTAAACTCGTAGCAAAAAAGCTCGGCTTTGACTTTGTTGATGTTGATGAAGTTATTGAAAAAGCTACAGGAATGGAAATCTCTGAAATTTTTTCAAAATTTGGAGAGTCCCGTTTCAGAGACATAGAAGAAGAAATGATAAAACTGATAACCCCAAAAAAAAGGCAAGTTATTGCTACAGGAGGAGGTGTTGTTTTAAGAGATGAAAATATGAAGAGGCTTAAAAAAGATGGAGTAATTTTTTGCCTTAGAGCTTCGGAAAATGTTATTTTTGAAAGATTGAAACAGACAACAAATAGACCCCTTCTTCAGGTTGAAAATCCAGAAGAAAGAATAAAAGAACTTCTTCAGAAGAGAATGCCTCTTTATGAAAAAGCTGACTTTTGTATTGATACTGAAGGACTAACTCCTGAGGAAGTGGCTGAGAAAATAATTAAAGAATATGAGAGGTTAAGTAATGGAAAAACTTAG
- the aroB gene encoding 3-dehydroquinate synthase, giving the protein MEKLRVELGERSYEILIDRGNLSLIGERLLRFSISKKIGIISNPKVSELYGQKVISSLQKEGFEPFVILIPDGEHYKDYFWAYHILTQLLEFGFDRGSFLIALGGGVIGDITGFVASIYMRGISYIQIPTTLLAQVDSSVGGKTAVNHPLGKNMIGTFWQPSLVWIDVDTLESLPEREFISGLAEVIKYGVIWDKEFFEFLEINRTKILKKDKDILISIIKRACEIKAEVVSKDERESALRAILNYGHTIGHAIETLTGYSSYLHGEAISIGMVHEAKLSSMLGFLDKEDFEKIRNILKEFGLPVNLPINMDSSAMLKTILLDKKNIEGKIRMVIPDSIGKMKINFEISGEDLKKVLNE; this is encoded by the coding sequence ATGGAAAAACTTAGAGTTGAACTTGGGGAGCGTAGTTATGAAATTCTCATTGACAGAGGAAATCTCTCTCTTATTGGGGAAAGATTGCTCAGATTTTCAATAAGCAAGAAAATCGGTATCATAAGCAATCCTAAGGTTTCAGAGCTTTATGGGCAAAAAGTTATTTCTTCTTTACAAAAAGAAGGATTTGAACCTTTTGTAATTTTAATCCCTGATGGAGAGCATTACAAAGACTATTTCTGGGCGTATCATATTCTTACGCAACTTCTTGAATTTGGATTTGACAGGGGTTCTTTTCTTATTGCTCTTGGCGGAGGCGTAATTGGAGACATTACAGGCTTTGTTGCATCAATTTATATGCGCGGTATTTCATATATTCAGATTCCAACAACACTACTTGCTCAGGTTGACAGCTCTGTAGGCGGTAAAACAGCTGTTAATCATCCTCTCGGTAAAAACATGATTGGAACATTTTGGCAGCCATCCTTAGTATGGATTGATGTTGATACGTTGGAGAGTCTTCCTGAGAGAGAGTTTATTTCAGGACTCGCAGAAGTTATAAAATACGGAGTTATATGGGATAAAGAATTTTTTGAATTTCTTGAAATAAACAGGACAAAAATTTTAAAGAAAGATAAAGACATACTTATTTCAATAATTAAAAGAGCTTGTGAAATAAAGGCAGAGGTGGTCTCAAAAGATGAAAGGGAAAGCGCATTAAGAGCTATTCTGAATTATGGACATACAATTGGTCATGCAATTGAAACTTTGACAGGTTACAGTTCATATCTTCATGGAGAAGCAATATCAATTGGAATGGTTCATGAGGCGAAGTTATCCAGTATGCTTGGTTTTCTTGATAAGGAAGATTTTGAAAAAATTAGAAATATTTTGAAAGAGTTTGGACTTCCTGTAAATTTACCCATTAATATGGATTCATCAGCGATGTTGAAAACTATTTTGCTTGACAAAAAGAACATTGAAGGAAAAATCAGAATGGTTATCCCAGACAGTATTGGAAAAATGAAAATAAACTTTGAAATTTCAGGAGAAGATTTAAAAAAGGTTCTTAATGAGTAA
- a CDS encoding response regulator: MSKKILIVEDEKEIAELIAYSLKKEKYDISIALDGETALKKLRETVYDLVILDLMLPGIQGLEICKIIRNNSNMQKTGIIIVTAKSEEFDKITGLETGADDYITKPFSPRELIARVKAVMRRTLPAVSNNQIIKIKDLIIDKEKYLVTVKGQPKRLSATEFKLLLYLAERPNKIFSRDHLLDAVWGQDIYVDPRTVDVHIRRLRLKIEDYPDNPEYIKTLRGIGYYIEG; the protein is encoded by the coding sequence ATGAGTAAGAAAATTCTAATTGTAGAAGATGAAAAGGAAATTGCAGAGTTAATAGCTTATAGCCTGAAAAAAGAAAAATATGATATCTCAATAGCATTAGACGGAGAAACAGCATTAAAAAAATTGAGAGAAACTGTTTATGACCTTGTTATTCTTGACCTGATGTTACCAGGAATTCAAGGGCTTGAGATATGTAAAATCATACGGAACAATTCAAATATGCAGAAGACAGGAATAATAATCGTGACTGCAAAGAGTGAAGAATTTGACAAAATCACAGGTCTTGAGACAGGAGCTGATGATTATATTACCAAGCCTTTCAGCCCAAGAGAGTTAATAGCAAGAGTTAAAGCTGTTATGAGAAGAACATTGCCGGCTGTTTCTAATAATCAGATTATCAAAATAAAAGATTTAATTATAGATAAGGAAAAATATTTAGTAACAGTAAAAGGACAACCCAAGAGACTTTCAGCAACTGAGTTTAAGCTTCTTTTGTATCTTGCAGAACGACCTAACAAAATTTTTAGCAGAGACCATCTTCTTGATGCTGTTTGGGGGCAGGATATTTATGTAGATCCAAGAACCGTGGATGTTCATATAAGAAGACTTCGTTTAAAAATTGAAGATTATCCAGATAATCCAGAGTATATAAAAACACTTCGCGGAATTGGATATTACATAGAGGGTTAA
- a CDS encoding sensor histidine kinase produces the protein MEISIFIILVLILVIFILIGKIKTLSLKIQDLKAQKHSYDFSIVKSPQSFETILKSITEGLLIIDPKGYIMLANQSFKDILKIDEPPEGRLVIEVIRNIDLINLISSSISKKEDLAEEITLKKAGKDIYLLAKAMPVVDSEGTISFLIILLHDITRLKQLENVRRDFVANVSHELKTPVTAIKGYAETLLDGAINDKENSKKFIEIIKNQADRLNALVEDLLTLSRIEFGDIKIEKENIVLDELISSVFQILKDKAQKKGVLLQKEIPPETAIYADQYRMSQIMINLVDNAIKFTEKGFVKVRFFKENSKGVISVEDTGIGIPKEHIHRIGERFYRVDKARSRQLGGTGLGLAIVKHLVLAHGWQLQIESEVEKGTKVKIVIPEKEFDLTNK, from the coding sequence ATGGAAATATCTATATTTATAATTCTTGTTTTAATTCTTGTAATTTTCATACTTATAGGCAAGATAAAAACTCTTTCCTTAAAAATACAGGATTTAAAAGCCCAGAAGCATTCTTATGATTTTTCAATAGTAAAGTCTCCTCAAAGTTTTGAAACAATTCTAAAATCAATAACAGAGGGACTTCTTATTATTGATCCCAAAGGATATATAATGCTTGCCAATCAAAGCTTTAAAGATATTTTAAAAATAGATGAACCTCCCGAAGGAAGACTGGTAATTGAGGTTATAAGGAACATAGATTTAATCAATCTTATAAGTTCATCTATAAGTAAAAAAGAGGATTTAGCAGAGGAGATTACACTCAAGAAAGCAGGAAAGGATATTTATCTTCTTGCTAAAGCAATGCCTGTAGTTGACTCAGAAGGAACAATTTCTTTTTTGATAATTCTTCTTCATGATATAACCCGTCTTAAACAACTTGAAAATGTAAGAAGAGATTTTGTTGCGAATGTTTCGCACGAACTTAAAACTCCTGTTACTGCTATAAAAGGTTATGCAGAAACTCTTCTTGATGGAGCTATTAATGACAAAGAAAATTCTAAAAAATTTATAGAAATTATTAAGAATCAAGCAGATAGGCTAAATGCGCTTGTAGAAGACCTTTTAACTCTTTCTCGGATAGAATTTGGCGATATAAAAATTGAAAAAGAAAATATTGTTCTGGATGAGCTTATAAGCTCTGTATTTCAAATACTAAAAGATAAAGCTCAAAAAAAAGGAGTTTTACTTCAAAAAGAGATTCCTCCAGAAACAGCTATCTATGCAGATCAATACAGAATGTCGCAGATAATGATAAATCTTGTAGATAACGCAATAAAGTTTACTGAGAAAGGTTTTGTAAAAGTCAGATTTTTCAAGGAAAACTCAAAAGGAGTTATTTCAGTTGAGGATACAGGAATTGGTATTCCAAAAGAGCATATTCATAGAATAGGAGAAAGATTTTACAGAGTTGATAAAGCTCGTTCAAGACAGCTTGGTGGAACAGGGCTTGGATTGGCTATAGTTAAACACCTTGTTTTAGCTCATGGCTGGCAACTTCAAATTGAGAGTGAAGTTGAGAAGGGAACAAAGGTAAAAATTGTCATTCCTGAAAAAGAGTTTGATTTGACAAATAAATAA
- a CDS encoding Fur family transcriptional regulator, giving the protein MKIKWTPQRLAILKYLDGNKEHPSAEDIYAALSKDFPTMSVATVYNVLEFLKKTGKIKEIHIDPEKRRFDPDITTHHHAICVKCKKVFDIFSDIKLPELSTYIPDFQILDARLKIYVLCPQCKNKEDLRLGFKEYKCTNCGAIRTAKHKPQKCPSCGSRGSLEEFKH; this is encoded by the coding sequence ATGAAAATTAAATGGACACCTCAAAGACTTGCAATTTTGAAATATCTTGATGGAAATAAAGAACATCCATCAGCAGAAGATATTTATGCTGCTCTTTCTAAAGACTTTCCTACTATGTCTGTTGCAACAGTTTATAATGTTCTTGAATTTCTTAAGAAAACAGGAAAAATTAAAGAAATACATATTGATCCTGAAAAAAGAAGATTTGATCCAGACATTACTACCCATCATCATGCTATATGTGTAAAGTGTAAGAAAGTTTTTGATATTTTTTCTGATATTAAACTTCCAGAATTAAGCACCTATATACCAGATTTTCAAATTCTTGATGCTCGTTTAAAAATTTATGTTTTATGCCCTCAGTGCAAAAATAAGGAAGATTTAAGGCTTGGTTTTAAAGAATACAAATGCACAAATTGTGGCGCAATAAGAACAGCTAAACATAAACCCCAAAAATGTCCTTCCTGTGGAAGCAGAGGCTCCTTAGAAGAATTTAAACATTAA
- a CDS encoding ferritin-like domain-containing protein, with product MISNELMSKLQKAVARELQVSIQYMWQHVLAKGIKAEPVGALLKQFAINEMLHAEKIAERISFYGGIPTTQPDPITIGKNLTEMLNLDKKAEEEAVALYKEIIKLAEKEEDYVTRKLFEQILEEEELHLDKFSSLLEE from the coding sequence ATGATAAGCAATGAGCTTATGAGTAAACTACAGAAAGCTGTAGCAAGAGAACTTCAGGTAAGCATTCAGTATATGTGGCAGCACGTTTTAGCAAAAGGAATTAAAGCAGAGCCAGTTGGTGCTTTATTGAAACAGTTTGCAATCAATGAGATGTTACATGCTGAAAAAATTGCTGAAAGAATATCCTTTTATGGAGGAATTCCCACTACACAGCCAGATCCAATCACTATTGGAAAAAATCTAACAGAAATGCTTAATCTTGATAAAAAAGCTGAGGAAGAAGCTGTTGCTCTTTATAAAGAAATTATAAAGCTTGCTGAGAAAGAGGAAGACTATGTAACAAGAAAGCTTTTTGAGCAGATTCTTGAAGAAGAGGAACTCCATCTTGATAAATTTAGTTCCCTTCTTGAGGAGTAA
- a CDS encoding FprA family A-type flavoprotein, with protein MKPVELKNGIYWVGAVDWAIRDFHGYETPRGTSYNNYLIVDEEPTLLDAVHLDFVHISIENITRILEPQKIKNIIINHIENDHATGLEKILEYTPQANIYITEKGKKGLSKFIDLSKYKVNTVKTGDHIKIGKRTLHFIETPMMHWPDSMFTYIKEEKILISQDAFGQHIASVERFDDEFINNRSMDELEDSVIDYYANILMLYGNVIKAKIEEIKKSGVEIEMIAPDHGVIWRSHIDKVISLYSDMVEAKAKLGAVIVYDTMWHSTEQMVFPIAKGLEAEGIPVKIIKLRSTPKSVAIKEIWKYRGVIVGSPTLNNNIFPSVADFLTYLKGLRPKNRLFSAFGSYGWSGEAVKDIFEYAKAMKLELFEPGIRVLYKPSEEELNKCYEFGIAFGKALKEYHAKF; from the coding sequence ATGAAGCCTGTAGAGTTAAAGAATGGAATTTACTGGGTAGGTGCTGTTGACTGGGCAATAAGGGATTTTCATGGTTATGAAACTCCTCGTGGTACAAGCTATAACAACTATCTTATAGTTGATGAAGAGCCAACTCTGCTTGATGCGGTCCATCTTGACTTTGTTCATATATCCATAGAAAACATTACAAGAATACTTGAGCCTCAAAAAATAAAAAATATTATCATAAACCACATTGAAAATGACCATGCCACAGGACTTGAAAAAATTCTTGAATATACTCCACAAGCCAATATTTATATAACAGAGAAAGGCAAAAAAGGACTGAGCAAGTTTATTGATCTTTCTAAATATAAAGTCAATACAGTCAAAACAGGAGACCATATAAAAATCGGTAAAAGAACCCTTCATTTTATTGAAACTCCGATGATGCACTGGCCAGATTCAATGTTTACCTATATCAAAGAAGAAAAAATTCTCATCAGTCAGGATGCTTTTGGACAGCACATTGCCTCTGTTGAGAGATTTGATGATGAATTTATAAATAATCGCTCAATGGATGAGCTTGAGGATTCGGTTATTGACTACTATGCCAATATCTTAATGCTCTATGGAAATGTTATTAAAGCAAAGATTGAAGAGATTAAAAAGTCCGGAGTTGAAATTGAAATGATTGCTCCTGACCATGGAGTTATTTGGCGCTCCCATATAGATAAAGTTATAAGTTTATATTCCGATATGGTGGAAGCAAAAGCAAAACTTGGCGCAGTAATTGTCTATGACACCATGTGGCACAGTACTGAACAGATGGTTTTCCCTATTGCAAAGGGACTTGAGGCTGAAGGTATCCCTGTTAAAATTATTAAACTTCGTAGTACTCCAAAAAGCGTAGCTATAAAAGAAATCTGGAAATACAGAGGAGTGATTGTAGGTTCACCTACTTTGAATAATAATATTTTCCCATCAGTAGCTGATTTTCTTACCTATCTTAAGGGGCTTAGACCAAAAAACAGACTCTTTTCTGCTTTTGGAAGCTATGGATGGTCAGGTGAGGCAGTAAAAGATATATTTGAATATGCAAAGGCAATGAAACTTGAGTTGTTTGAACCAGGCATAAGGGTTTTATACAAACCTTCAGAGGAGGAGCTAAATAAATGCTATGAATTTGGCATAGCCTTTGGCAAGGCTTTAAAGGAGTATCATGCAAAATTTTAA
- a CDS encoding rubrerythrin family protein — MEKTLKNLMEAFAGESQANRKYLAFAKKAEEEGYIGIAKLFKAAADAETVHAMNHFKAAGGIKSTKENLQEAIKGETYEFESMYPPMLKEAEAEGQTQAKRSFYYANEVEKIHAELFKKALENIDKKLDTDYYVCQVCGHTVEGEPPDKCPVCGSPKKMYKKIE, encoded by the coding sequence ATGGAAAAAACACTTAAAAATTTAATGGAAGCTTTTGCAGGAGAGTCTCAGGCAAACAGAAAATATCTTGCCTTTGCAAAGAAAGCTGAGGAAGAAGGTTATATAGGAATAGCAAAATTATTCAAAGCAGCTGCTGATGCAGAAACAGTTCACGCAATGAATCACTTTAAAGCAGCTGGTGGGATAAAGAGCACGAAGGAAAATCTTCAAGAAGCTATAAAAGGTGAGACATATGAATTTGAAAGCATGTATCCACCAATGCTTAAAGAAGCTGAAGCAGAAGGTCAGACACAGGCAAAAAGAAGCTTTTACTATGCCAATGAAGTGGAAAAGATACACGCCGAACTTTTTAAAAAAGCTCTTGAAAACATTGATAAAAAACTGGATACTGACTACTATGTCTGTCAGGTATGTGGGCATACAGTTGAAGGAGAACCTCCAGATAAGTGTCCTGTTTGCGGTTCTCCAAAGAAAATGTATAAAAAAATTGAATAA